A single genomic interval of Sceloporus undulatus isolate JIND9_A2432 ecotype Alabama chromosome 2, SceUnd_v1.1, whole genome shotgun sequence harbors:
- the EME1 gene encoding crossover junction endonuclease EME1 isoform X1: MVSMMFPELGDSEGEELPVFPFLSQQPAAIKNPGQPSANEEVIELRSSDSEGSSAPSPAWKKSRGPQEIARAATHRNVMRQHSSESEDDEEEIVPLAERLKRKLLATKPSADGNSFTRILERSTEDSTGGNRLCSSNEKGETSLLRRPYSQKRVVASTWELSDSDLEPAFSEPEKQPVLQPPVSASDSPMKNVSHRVMGISLQPLPLQANTTDSQEALDQVHKAALQRRKERVARKALQEQEQARKKVLANLWKAQRPDQCLKHIQVILDPGLLQVEGGGQVLTTLQTMECSCVIESQNVPCSITWRRKTRLAQVEQDDLTEEPNLLVLVLLEEFLTMIHNSKQVSMEGPAETLRTFVANIMQKMPGKTLALAVVELEKYFSSHKHKCQKKVKQAVQSGGMAQEQGRPRKWRGKADPVLELSRVDVEEALVGLQLHTSVQVQILESWKEFADFASMFTKAVAEAPFKRERDNTGFSFCLEGDWISGSKVDRSGKGLLQVWKRQIQQFNRVGLEVANAIVAQYPSPMLLMEAYHQCSSEQERYNLLRETPVRRGDGVTATTRRVGPDLSKRIYLQMTSHNPDLSLDITG, from the exons ATGGTGAGCATGATGTTCCCAGAGCTGGGTGACAGTGAAGGTGAAGAGCTACCAGTCTTCCCATTCCTAAGCCAGCAGCCAGCTGCCATAAAAAACCCTGGCCAGCCTTCTGCAAATGAGGAAGTGATTGAACTTAGAAGTTCAGACTCTGAGGGTTCATCTGCTCCTTCTCCTGCTTGGAAAAAGTCTCGTGGTCCCCAAGAGATAGCCCGGGCTGCCACTCATCGGAATGTGATGAGGCAGCACAGTAGTGAGAGCGAAGATGATGAGGAGGAGATTGTTCCCTTGGCCGAAAGGCTCAAGAGGAAGCTTTTGGCTACTAAGCCATCTGCAGATGGAAATTCATTTACTAGGATCCTAGAACGGAGCACTGAAGACTCAACTGGAGGCAATAGGCTTTGTTCCAGCAATGAGAAAGGGGAGACGTCACTTCTCAGAAGGCCATATTCCCAGAAGAGAGTTGTAGCCAGTACTTGGGAGTTGTCAGACAGTGACCTGGAACCAGCTTTCTCAGAACCTGAGAAGCAGCCTGTGCTCCAACCTCCAGTTAGTGCTTCTGACTCACCAATGAAAAATGTCAGCCACCGGGTGATGGGGATAAGCCTGCAACCCTTGCCCCTTCAAGCCAATACAACTGATAGCCAGGAGGCACTTGATCAAGTGCACAAGGCTGCcttgcagaggagaaaggagcgaGTAGCTCGGAAGGCGCTACAGGAGCAGGAGCAGGCAAGGAAGAAGGTCTTGGCCAACCTGTGGAAAGCGCAGAGACCAGATCAGTGTCTGAAGCACATTCAAGTTATCTTGGATCCAG GTCTTTTACAGGTTGAAGGGGGTGGACAGGTGCTGACTACTCTGCAGACCATGGAATGTAGCTGTGTGATTGAGAGCCAAAATGTTCCCTGCAGTATCACCTGGAGAAGGAAGACCAGGCTAGCTCAG gtgGAACAAGATGACCTGACAGAAGAACCCAACCTTCTAGTTTTGGTGCTGCTAGAAGAATTTCTCACCATGATTCATAACTCTAAGCAG GTTAGCATGGAAGGACCCGCTGAGACTCTACGGACTTTTGTGGCAAACATCATGCAGAAAATGCCTGGGAAAACCCTGGCATTGGCTGTAGTAGAACTAGAAAAATACTTCAG TTCTCACAAACACAAGTGCCAGAAGAAAGTGAAGCAAGCAGTGCAGAGTGGCGGTATGGCACAGGAGCAAGGCAGGCCAAGGAAATGGAGAGGGAAGGCAGACCCAGTCCTGGAGCTATCCAGAGTGGATGTGGAAGAA GCCTTGGTGGGTTTGCAACTTCACACAAGTGTCCAGGTTCAAATTCTTGAGAGCTGGAAGGAGTTTGCTGATTTTGCCAGTATGTTTACCAAGGCTGTGGCTGAAGCACCATTCAA AAGGGAACGTGACAATACCGGCTTCTCCTTCTGCCTAGAGGGGGATTGGATTTCAGGTTCGAAGGTGGACCGCTCTGGAAAAGGGTTGCTCCAAGTTTGGAAGAGGCAGATTCAGCAATTCAACCGGGTTGGTCTAGAAGTGGCAAATGCTATTGTAGCTCAGTACCCATCCCCAATGCTGCTGATGGAG GCCTATCATCAGTGTTCTTCTGAACAAGAGCGATACAACCTTCTTCGGGAGACACCTGTTCGCCGGGGTGATGGTGTGACAGCCACTACAAGGCGAGTGGGCCCAGATCTTTCAAAACGGATTTACCTGCAGATGACTTCTCATAATCCTGATCTTTCCCTGGATATTACTGGATGA
- the LRRC59 gene encoding leucine-rich repeat-containing protein 59, whose protein sequence is MARSEGKGVNLKDKLEGNELDLSLCDLNEVPVKELAGLPKATILDLSCNNLTTLPSDFCSLTHLVKLDLSKNQLQQLPSDFGRLINLQHLDLLNNRLATLPVSFAQLKNLKWLDLKDNPLDPMLAKVAGDCLDEKQCKQAAIRVLQHMRAIQSELDRERQRKLQAERELEKKREADRRAREVQERELRKREKAEEKERRRKEYDALRLAKQEVTTQPKKETELSVSHPSHAPQHKRSWSRVLVKILLLLLLGALSTLAICRITELQHQPACISVNMLYEDTLTLLQSRETLQNILQPNSQ, encoded by the exons ATGGCGAGATCTGAAGGAAAAGGAGTGAATCTGAAGGACAAACTAGAGGGCAATGAATTGGACCTCAGCTTGTGTGACCTGAATGAGGTGCCAGTTAAAGAGCTG gcAGGACTTCCAAAGGCAACTATTTTGGATTTGTCTTGTAACAATCTTACTACATTACCT TCAGACTTCTGCAGTTTGACCCATCTGGTGAAACTGGACCTCAGTAAAAACCAGCTTCAGCAACTACCTTCAGACTTTGGTCGTTTGATCAACTTGCAACACCTGGATCTGCTGAACAATCGATTAGCTACTTTGCCAGTCAGTTTTGCCCAACTCAAG AATCTGAAGTGGCTGGATCTGAAGGACAACCCCCTTGATCCTATGTTAGCTAAGGTGGCTGGAGATTGCTTGGATGAAAAGCAGTGTAAGCAGGCTGCCATCAGA GTACTGCAGCATATGAGGGCCATTCAGTCTGAATTAGATCGCGAGAGACAACGAAAGCTGCAGGCAGAGCGAG AGCTGGAGAAGAAGCGTGAAGCAGATCGGAGAGCAAGAGAAGTCCAAGAGAGGGAATTACGTAAGCGAGAGaaagctgaagaaaaagagcGCCGGAGAAAGGAATATGATGCCCTGAGACTTGCAAAACAGGAAGTGACAACACAACCAAAGAAAGAAACGG AACTCTCAGTTTCCCACCCATCACATGCACCCCAACACAAACGCTCCTGGTCCAGAGTCTTAGTGAAGATACTGCTGCTTCTGCTACTAGGTGCCTTGAGTACATTGGCTATTTGCAGGATTACGGAGCTGCAGCACCAACCTGCCTGCATTAGTGTGAACATGCTCTATGAAGATACACTAACCCTTTTACAAAGCCGTGAAACTCTTCAGAATATACTGCAGCCAAACTCACAATAA
- the EME1 gene encoding crossover junction endonuclease EME1 isoform X2 codes for MVSMMFPELGDSEGEELPVFPFLSQQPAAIKNPGQPSANEEVIELRSSDSEGSSAPSPAWKKSRGPQEIARAATHRNVMRQHSSESEDDEEEIVPLAERLKRKLLATKPSADGNSFTRILERSTEDSTGGNRLCSSNEKGETSLLRRPYSQKRVVASTWELSDSDLEPAFSEPEKQPVLQPPVSASDSPMKNVSHRVMGISLQPLPLQANTTDSQEALDQVHKAALQRRKERVARKALQEQEQARKKVLANLWKAQRPDQCLKHIQVILDPGLLQVEGGGQVLTTLQTMECSCVIESQNVPCSITWRRKTRLAQVEQDDLTEEPNLLVLVLLEEFLTMIHNSKQALVGLQLHTSVQVQILESWKEFADFASMFTKAVAEAPFKRERDNTGFSFCLEGDWISGSKVDRSGKGLLQVWKRQIQQFNRVGLEVANAIVAQYPSPMLLMEAYHQCSSEQERYNLLRETPVRRGDGVTATTRRVGPDLSKRIYLQMTSHNPDLSLDITG; via the exons ATGGTGAGCATGATGTTCCCAGAGCTGGGTGACAGTGAAGGTGAAGAGCTACCAGTCTTCCCATTCCTAAGCCAGCAGCCAGCTGCCATAAAAAACCCTGGCCAGCCTTCTGCAAATGAGGAAGTGATTGAACTTAGAAGTTCAGACTCTGAGGGTTCATCTGCTCCTTCTCCTGCTTGGAAAAAGTCTCGTGGTCCCCAAGAGATAGCCCGGGCTGCCACTCATCGGAATGTGATGAGGCAGCACAGTAGTGAGAGCGAAGATGATGAGGAGGAGATTGTTCCCTTGGCCGAAAGGCTCAAGAGGAAGCTTTTGGCTACTAAGCCATCTGCAGATGGAAATTCATTTACTAGGATCCTAGAACGGAGCACTGAAGACTCAACTGGAGGCAATAGGCTTTGTTCCAGCAATGAGAAAGGGGAGACGTCACTTCTCAGAAGGCCATATTCCCAGAAGAGAGTTGTAGCCAGTACTTGGGAGTTGTCAGACAGTGACCTGGAACCAGCTTTCTCAGAACCTGAGAAGCAGCCTGTGCTCCAACCTCCAGTTAGTGCTTCTGACTCACCAATGAAAAATGTCAGCCACCGGGTGATGGGGATAAGCCTGCAACCCTTGCCCCTTCAAGCCAATACAACTGATAGCCAGGAGGCACTTGATCAAGTGCACAAGGCTGCcttgcagaggagaaaggagcgaGTAGCTCGGAAGGCGCTACAGGAGCAGGAGCAGGCAAGGAAGAAGGTCTTGGCCAACCTGTGGAAAGCGCAGAGACCAGATCAGTGTCTGAAGCACATTCAAGTTATCTTGGATCCAG GTCTTTTACAGGTTGAAGGGGGTGGACAGGTGCTGACTACTCTGCAGACCATGGAATGTAGCTGTGTGATTGAGAGCCAAAATGTTCCCTGCAGTATCACCTGGAGAAGGAAGACCAGGCTAGCTCAG gtgGAACAAGATGACCTGACAGAAGAACCCAACCTTCTAGTTTTGGTGCTGCTAGAAGAATTTCTCACCATGATTCATAACTCTAAGCAG GCCTTGGTGGGTTTGCAACTTCACACAAGTGTCCAGGTTCAAATTCTTGAGAGCTGGAAGGAGTTTGCTGATTTTGCCAGTATGTTTACCAAGGCTGTGGCTGAAGCACCATTCAA AAGGGAACGTGACAATACCGGCTTCTCCTTCTGCCTAGAGGGGGATTGGATTTCAGGTTCGAAGGTGGACCGCTCTGGAAAAGGGTTGCTCCAAGTTTGGAAGAGGCAGATTCAGCAATTCAACCGGGTTGGTCTAGAAGTGGCAAATGCTATTGTAGCTCAGTACCCATCCCCAATGCTGCTGATGGAG GCCTATCATCAGTGTTCTTCTGAACAAGAGCGATACAACCTTCTTCGGGAGACACCTGTTCGCCGGGGTGATGGTGTGACAGCCACTACAAGGCGAGTGGGCCCAGATCTTTCAAAACGGATTTACCTGCAGATGACTTCTCATAATCCTGATCTTTCCCTGGATATTACTGGATGA